A section of the Neisseria dumasiana genome encodes:
- a CDS encoding isochorismatase family protein, whose product MNALRTDNTVCIVVDIQERLNPALADADYMTERSRILLQGLQAVGVPMLATEQYPKGLGSTVPAIRLLLDDAPIFAKTRFSAFLPEVADILQNLRAENVILIGAEAHVCMLQTVLDLRREGFDVYVPFECTESRDPANKANALQQMQAAGAVVSNVESVLFQLLGDAKHPAFKTVSKLIQ is encoded by the coding sequence ATGAACGCCCTTCGCACCGACAACACCGTTTGTATCGTGGTAGATATCCAAGAACGGCTCAACCCCGCGCTGGCCGATGCCGACTACATGACCGAACGCAGCCGCATTCTACTGCAAGGATTACAAGCCGTCGGCGTGCCTATGCTGGCTACCGAGCAATATCCGAAAGGATTGGGCAGCACCGTGCCCGCCATCCGCCTGCTGCTCGACGATGCACCGATATTTGCAAAAACCCGTTTTTCTGCTTTCCTGCCCGAAGTGGCCGACATTCTGCAAAACCTGCGTGCCGAAAACGTGATTTTGATCGGCGCCGAAGCCCATGTGTGCATGCTGCAAACCGTGCTCGACTTACGTCGCGAAGGTTTCGACGTATATGTGCCGTTTGAATGCACCGAATCGCGCGACCCCGCCAACAAAGCAAACGCCTTGCAGCAAATGCAGGCTGCCGGCGCGGTGGTTTCTAATGTGGAAAGTGTTCTGTTCCAGCTTTTGGGCGACGCCAAACATCCTGCGTTTAAGACCGTGTCCAAGCTGATTCAATAA
- the acnB gene encoding bifunctional aconitate hydratase 2/2-methylisocitrate dehydratase: protein MLEAYRKAAAEREALGIPALPLTAQQTAELVELLKNPPAGEGEFLVDLLANRVPPGVDDASKVKASFLAAVAEGSATSPLVSPEYATELLGTMLGGYNIHPLIELLDNDKLAPIAAEGLKHTLLMFDSFHDVEEKAQKGNEHAKAVLESWANAEWFTSREKVPEKITVTVFKVDGETNTDDLSPAPDAWSRPDIPLHALAMLKNPRDGINPDKPGEVGPIKLLEELKAKGHPVAYVGDVVGTGSSRKSATNSVIWHTGLDIPFVPNKRYGGVCLGGKIAPIFFNTQEDSGALPIEVDVSQLKMGDVVDILPYEGKIVKNGETVAEFQLKSQVLLDEVQAGGRINLIIGRGLTAKAREALGLPASTEFRLPQAPAESKAGFTLAQKMVGRACGLPEGQGVRPGTYCEPRMTTVGSQDTTGPMTRDELKDLACLGFSADLVMQSFCHTAAYPKPVDVKTHKELPEFISTRGGVSLRPGDGVIHSWLNRLLLPDTVGTGGDSHTRFPLGISFPAGSGLVAFAAATGVMPLDMPESVLVRFSGKLQPGVTLRDLVNAIPLYAIKQGLLTVAKAGKKNIFSGRILEIEGLPDLKVEQAFELSDASAERSAAGCTVKLNKEPIIEYMNSNVVLMKNMIADGYKDPRTLERRIKAMEAWLANPQLLEADKDAEYAAVIEINMDDIKEPIIACPNDPDDVCFMSERSGTVIDEVFIGSCMTNIGHFRAASKLLEGKSDIPVRLWVAPPTKMDAQELTNEGHYGVLGRAGARMEMPGCSLCMGNQAQVREGATVMSTSTRNFPNRLGKNTNVYLGSAELAAICSKLGKIPTVEEYQANIGIINEQGDQIYRYMNFNEIDSYNEVAEKVNV, encoded by the coding sequence ATGTTAGAAGCCTATCGCAAAGCCGCCGCAGAGCGCGAAGCTCTGGGCATCCCCGCCCTTCCGCTCACCGCCCAGCAAACCGCCGAATTGGTCGAATTGCTGAAAAACCCGCCCGCAGGTGAAGGTGAGTTTTTGGTAGACCTGCTCGCCAACCGCGTGCCTCCCGGTGTGGACGATGCCTCTAAAGTCAAAGCATCTTTCCTCGCAGCCGTAGCCGAAGGCAGCGCAACCAGCCCGCTGGTGTCTCCCGAATATGCAACCGAACTTTTGGGCACCATGCTCGGCGGCTACAACATCCACCCGCTGATTGAGCTTCTCGACAACGACAAACTGGCTCCCATTGCCGCCGAAGGCTTGAAACACACCCTGCTGATGTTCGATTCTTTCCACGACGTCGAAGAAAAAGCCCAAAAAGGCAACGAACACGCCAAAGCCGTACTGGAATCTTGGGCCAATGCTGAATGGTTCACTTCGCGCGAAAAAGTGCCCGAAAAAATCACCGTTACCGTATTTAAAGTGGACGGCGAAACCAATACCGACGACCTTTCCCCCGCGCCCGACGCATGGAGCCGCCCCGACATCCCGCTGCACGCTTTGGCGATGCTGAAAAACCCGCGCGACGGCATCAATCCCGACAAACCCGGCGAAGTCGGCCCCATCAAACTGTTGGAAGAATTGAAGGCCAAAGGCCATCCCGTTGCTTATGTAGGCGACGTAGTAGGTACCGGTTCTTCACGTAAATCCGCCACCAACTCTGTAATCTGGCACACCGGTTTGGACATTCCTTTCGTGCCGAACAAACGCTACGGCGGCGTATGCTTGGGCGGCAAAATCGCGCCGATTTTCTTCAACACCCAAGAAGACTCGGGCGCATTGCCGATTGAGGTTGACGTATCGCAACTGAAAATGGGCGATGTAGTCGATATCCTACCTTACGAAGGCAAAATTGTGAAAAACGGCGAAACCGTTGCCGAATTCCAATTGAAATCACAAGTATTGCTCGACGAAGTACAAGCCGGCGGCCGTATTAACCTGATTATCGGTCGCGGCCTGACTGCCAAAGCCCGCGAAGCTTTAGGCTTGCCCGCATCTACCGAATTCCGCTTGCCGCAAGCACCTGCCGAAAGCAAAGCAGGTTTCACTTTGGCTCAAAAAATGGTCGGCCGTGCCTGCGGCTTGCCTGAAGGTCAAGGTGTTCGTCCGGGTACTTACTGCGAACCGCGCATGACCACCGTCGGCTCTCAAGATACCACCGGCCCGATGACCCGCGACGAGCTGAAAGACTTGGCTTGCTTGGGCTTCTCTGCCGACTTGGTAATGCAGTCTTTCTGTCATACCGCCGCTTATCCGAAACCGGTTGACGTAAAAACCCACAAAGAGCTGCCTGAGTTTATCTCTACCCGCGGCGGCGTGTCTTTACGTCCGGGAGACGGCGTGATCCACTCATGGCTGAACCGCCTGCTGCTGCCCGATACTGTCGGCACCGGCGGCGACTCGCACACCCGCTTCCCGTTGGGTATTTCTTTCCCCGCAGGTTCCGGCTTGGTAGCGTTTGCTGCGGCAACCGGCGTAATGCCTTTGGATATGCCGGAGTCTGTATTGGTACGCTTCAGCGGCAAGCTGCAACCGGGCGTAACCCTGCGCGATTTGGTTAATGCGATTCCGCTGTACGCGATCAAACAAGGTTTGCTGACCGTAGCCAAAGCCGGCAAGAAAAACATCTTCTCCGGCCGCATCTTGGAAATCGAAGGCTTGCCGGATCTGAAAGTCGAGCAAGCGTTTGAATTGTCTGACGCCTCTGCCGAGCGTTCAGCTGCCGGCTGTACCGTGAAGCTTAATAAAGAGCCGATCATCGAATACATGAATTCAAATGTTGTATTGATGAAGAACATGATTGCCGACGGCTATAAAGATCCGCGCACCTTGGAACGCCGTATCAAAGCCATGGAAGCATGGTTGGCTAATCCGCAATTGCTGGAAGCGGACAAAGATGCGGAATACGCTGCGGTTATCGAAATCAATATGGACGATATCAAAGAACCGATTATCGCCTGCCCGAACGATCCGGATGATGTATGCTTCATGTCTGAGCGTTCAGGCACGGTAATCGACGAAGTGTTCATCGGTTCTTGTATGACCAACATTGGCCACTTCCGTGCGGCTTCCAAACTGCTGGAAGGCAAGAGCGATATTCCCGTGCGTTTGTGGGTAGCTCCGCCGACCAAGATGGATGCCCAAGAGCTGACCAACGAAGGTCACTACGGTGTGTTGGGCCGTGCCGGTGCGCGTATGGAGATGCCCGGTTGCTCGTTGTGTATGGGTAACCAAGCACAAGTACGCGAAGGTGCAACCGTAATGTCGACTTCAACCCGTAACTTCCCGAACCGATTGGGTAAAAACACCAACGTGTATTTGGGTTCGGCTGAATTGGCAGCAATCTGTTCTAAACTGGGTAAAATCCCGACTGTTGAGGAATACCAAGCCAACATCGGTATCATCAACGAGCAGGGCGACCAAATCTACCGTTACATGAACTTCAATGAAATCGACAGCTACAACGAAGTAGCCGAAAAAGTAAACGTGTAA
- the pgaC gene encoding poly-beta-1,6-N-acetyl-D-glucosamine synthase has protein sequence MTWYEYLAVFVMLYPGIMAVYWTVSGLFYFLFWENRMDEPEYMFQEEAPMVSVLIPCYNEAANLDMSIPHLLNLTYPNYELIFINDGSTDDTLSIIRRWAMQAEKIVVVDQPNGGKASAMNNGVRHALGKYIVGIDGDAILDYSAIEYMIQNMENNPELGAVTGNPRVRNRSTVLGKLQVAEFSSIIGLIKRSQSMVGTLFTVSGVIMCIRKDVLVKIGGWSDNMITDDIDISWKTQIAGYNIAYEPRALCWVLMPETVRGLYRQRLRWAQGGAEVILKYFNGIWKLHHIRLWPLYAEYFVTLFWAYSLLAVTVIGIAGLFTGDMQELTLFKVASLVTFMMFILQFSVSMFIDSRYERNLMRYFMSCIWYPYAFWMLNSITLIHGFPKALLRDKKRKATWISPDRGVQ, from the coding sequence ATGACCTGGTATGAATATTTAGCTGTTTTCGTGATGCTCTATCCGGGCATCATGGCCGTTTACTGGACGGTTTCCGGGCTGTTTTATTTCCTTTTTTGGGAAAACCGCATGGATGAGCCGGAATACATGTTTCAAGAAGAAGCGCCGATGGTGAGCGTGCTGATCCCCTGCTACAACGAAGCCGCCAACCTCGATATGTCGATTCCCCATCTGCTCAACCTTACTTATCCCAACTACGAGCTGATATTCATCAACGACGGCAGCACCGACGATACCTTGAGCATCATCCGCCGCTGGGCAATGCAGGCCGAAAAAATCGTCGTGGTCGACCAACCCAACGGCGGCAAAGCCTCGGCCATGAACAACGGCGTGCGACATGCTTTGGGCAAATACATCGTCGGCATAGACGGAGACGCCATTCTCGATTACAGCGCCATCGAATACATGATTCAAAACATGGAAAACAACCCCGAATTGGGCGCAGTAACCGGCAACCCGCGCGTACGCAACCGCAGTACCGTGCTGGGCAAGCTGCAAGTGGCCGAATTCAGCTCCATCATCGGCCTGATCAAACGCTCGCAAAGCATGGTCGGCACATTGTTCACCGTGTCAGGCGTCATCATGTGCATCCGCAAAGACGTGCTGGTGAAAATCGGCGGCTGGAGCGACAACATGATTACCGACGATATCGACATCAGCTGGAAAACCCAAATCGCCGGCTACAACATAGCCTACGAACCCCGCGCCCTGTGTTGGGTGCTGATGCCCGAAACCGTGCGCGGGCTTTACCGCCAACGCTTGCGTTGGGCGCAGGGCGGGGCGGAAGTGATTCTGAAATACTTCAACGGCATTTGGAAGCTGCACCATATCCGCTTGTGGCCGCTGTATGCCGAATATTTCGTTACCTTGTTTTGGGCGTATTCACTCTTAGCCGTTACCGTAATCGGTATAGCCGGCCTGTTTACCGGCGATATGCAGGAATTGACTTTGTTCAAAGTAGCCAGTTTGGTCACATTCATGATGTTTATCCTGCAGTTTTCCGTGAGTATGTTTATCGACAGCCGCTACGAGCGCAACCTGATGCGTTATTTCATGAGTTGCATTTGGTACCCCTACGCATTCTGGATGCTCAACAGCATCACGCTCATTCACGGTTTCCCCAAAGCACTGTTGCGCGACAAAAAGCGCAAAGCCACCTGGATCAGCCCCGACAGGGGCGTGCAGTAA
- the pgaB gene encoding poly-beta-1,6-N-acetyl-D-glucosamine N-deacetylase PgaB, which produces MKYKSLLAGLLLAFGLQTAYASDVRYGVMCYHDVIDNNQPPPVFVEEKQDEMQGEIRRSYFPQTITVERLTAHFNWLRDNGYTPVSFKQIEDARAGRGQLPPKPVLLTFDDGYISFYTKIYPLLKAFNYPAVYALVTSWLEVQPGGTIAYGKKKLPRSAFITWEQVREMQKSGLIEIASHTHDLHHSVSGNPYGSQFAAIFPAYRNGRYETQAEYEQRIRHDLQQSVDLIAKHTGTRPNLLVWPYGQFNQTAQKIAAGVGLTNDFTLFDAKLNTIGQPSVGRALIDTESGYPLIKSYLAGEIYEAPHQRAVHVDLGDMYDPDPAVLEKRFDKLIERVYKLGITTVYLQAFADDNHDGVAEAVYFPNRHLKVKADLFSRVAWQLITRSNVKVYAQMPITAFDLGKNYDYIDADKAAAPHSRSLNLSPDSKKNRRAITEIYEDLAYSSRFNGLVFHEGLTVGKEDSRTDADLTDFTDMLKQTVLKYSYNSTNEMKTVRSLAVNGSDTPEAHSRFAEKLARYANHYDFTAISAMPYTLNGQQPGRKEAARWVASLAGAVKRSNVPLDKTIFELQSVNPLTGRPVDPAEMTSWMKLLKKEGVKNLAYHHDDFLNNQPPLKAIKPDFSVQH; this is translated from the coding sequence ATGAAATACAAAAGCCTGCTTGCCGGCCTGCTGTTGGCCTTCGGTTTACAAACCGCTTATGCTTCCGATGTGCGCTACGGCGTAATGTGCTATCACGATGTGATCGACAACAACCAGCCGCCGCCCGTGTTTGTGGAAGAGAAACAAGACGAAATGCAGGGCGAAATCCGCCGCAGCTATTTTCCGCAAACCATCACAGTAGAAAGATTGACCGCACATTTCAACTGGTTGCGCGACAACGGCTACACGCCCGTCAGCTTCAAGCAGATCGAAGATGCCCGGGCAGGGCGCGGCCAACTGCCGCCCAAACCCGTTCTGCTTACTTTCGACGACGGCTACATCAGCTTCTACACCAAAATCTATCCGCTTCTCAAAGCCTTCAACTATCCGGCCGTCTATGCCTTGGTAACTTCATGGCTGGAAGTTCAGCCCGGCGGCACGATTGCCTACGGCAAGAAAAAGCTGCCGCGCTCGGCTTTCATCACATGGGAGCAGGTGCGTGAAATGCAGAAAAGCGGCTTGATAGAAATCGCCTCGCACACCCACGATCTGCACCACAGCGTTTCGGGCAATCCCTACGGTTCGCAGTTTGCCGCCATTTTTCCGGCCTACCGTAACGGCCGCTACGAAACCCAAGCGGAATACGAACAACGCATCCGCCACGATTTGCAGCAGTCGGTTGATTTGATTGCCAAACACACCGGTACGCGCCCGAACCTGTTGGTATGGCCTTACGGGCAATTTAACCAAACTGCCCAAAAAATCGCTGCCGGTGTCGGCTTAACCAACGATTTCACCCTGTTCGACGCCAAGCTCAACACCATAGGCCAACCCAGCGTCGGAAGGGCTTTGATCGACACCGAATCGGGCTATCCGCTGATTAAATCCTATTTGGCAGGCGAAATCTACGAAGCCCCGCACCAACGAGCCGTGCACGTTGATTTGGGCGATATGTACGACCCCGATCCGGCCGTTTTGGAAAAACGCTTCGACAAACTCATCGAGCGCGTTTACAAACTGGGCATCACCACCGTTTATCTGCAAGCCTTTGCCGACGACAACCACGACGGTGTGGCCGAAGCAGTGTATTTCCCCAACCGCCATCTGAAAGTGAAAGCCGATTTGTTCAGCCGTGTGGCATGGCAGCTGATAACCCGCTCTAACGTGAAGGTATATGCACAGATGCCGATAACCGCGTTCGACTTGGGCAAAAATTACGACTATATCGACGCCGATAAAGCCGCCGCACCGCATTCGCGCTCGTTGAATCTGTCGCCCGACAGCAAAAAAAACCGCCGCGCCATTACCGAGATTTATGAAGATTTGGCATACAGCAGCCGTTTTAACGGTTTGGTCTTTCACGAAGGCTTAACAGTCGGCAAAGAAGACAGCCGCACAGATGCCGACCTCACCGACTTTACCGACATGCTCAAACAAACGGTTCTCAAATACAGCTACAACAGCACCAACGAAATGAAAACCGTGCGCAGCCTGGCCGTAAACGGTTCGGATACGCCCGAAGCGCACAGCCGTTTTGCCGAAAAGCTCGCCCGCTATGCCAATCATTACGACTTCACGGCGATTTCGGCCATGCCCTACACCTTGAACGGCCAACAGCCCGGCCGCAAAGAAGCGGCACGTTGGGTGGCAAGCTTGGCCGGAGCGGTAAAACGCAGCAATGTTCCCTTAGATAAAACCATTTTTGAATTGCAGTCGGTGAACCCGCTGACCGGCCGCCCCGTCGATCCCGCCGAAATGACCTCTTGGATGAAACTTTTGAAAAAGGAAGGCGTGAAAAATCTGGCCTACCACCACGATGACTTTCTCAACAACCAACCGCCGTTAAAGGCCATTAAGCCCGACTTCTCAGTCCAACATTAA
- the pgaA gene encoding poly-beta-1,6 N-acetyl-D-glucosamine export porin PgaA has protein sequence MMKTIHKLPLGVVALFAAAPFAFSQDIQAERERWAVHARSGAAQLAESVAQLQKLYGQSGDAKVRADLIALLLRQGKAEDILSICPDCRIEDYAADELENIAKAARDSRRYRLSADFYRRLQVTAPNHKVGYLGAALASTDAGDYAAAKHHIDAYRKRFGSDKDIQEAEHHLKRQTLTETELLGEQQRRWEADPTNQDKALQLYRTAARLQLFPLQESIISRFPQAFTEQDQLWLEAAKAATLLRTARFTSDSPQLRSVYNRLSALVGKVPEGSELHTQVLRDRMAAAVAVGNEKQALRDYRVLARQGSQPDYVQEQYGRALLMAGSPRKAGKVLERNLANQNAAQGKPDPELVELLIRKDADLMRFDQGQAKLKYWNAKKYTPDFTHSVEIKNPYYANYHYWNARLQAWKGDVKGAKVMMQSWLDEHPADPWGLVLKGELLQLEGHTEQAVRHFEQAREYLSEADQKWVDAKSAAAYIEAGNWPAVRDLSAGLGKDDVNYEEFRRNHKAEKAAQLNISGTAMKATSPEDGSEWRETVRLDSPRSSEGHRAYIVQQHAHVPNNGNALDAGRVGVGAEVNLYPVIVRAEAGRGTQLNDKSYGSLSADYRINDHVGVNAKAAFNSDNTPVKAWGQGVYADEYTVNAQYNHSGKTHAGIGAGVMKFDDGNTRRVANAWLAHDIFQYNRWKLASSVAADYSRNKNIPGAFYFNPESSKTLGGELAVSYTLPLDHDVRLVQTATGGVGRYWQSGAAAKNTWLLKYGHGWSFGRRAMLGYEFGRRQAMYDGVPEYQNFGNLNLKVKLY, from the coding sequence ATGATGAAAACAATCCACAAACTGCCTTTGGGTGTGGTTGCCCTTTTTGCGGCTGCACCGTTTGCTTTTTCACAAGATATCCAAGCCGAGCGGGAACGCTGGGCGGTACATGCCCGCAGCGGCGCCGCCCAGTTGGCCGAATCGGTGGCGCAGCTGCAAAAGCTCTACGGGCAAAGCGGCGATGCCAAAGTGCGCGCCGATTTGATTGCCTTGCTGCTGCGTCAGGGTAAAGCCGAAGATATTTTAAGCATTTGCCCCGATTGCCGCATCGAAGACTATGCCGCCGACGAATTGGAAAACATCGCCAAAGCCGCGCGCGATAGCCGCCGCTATCGTTTGTCGGCCGATTTTTACCGCCGGCTTCAGGTAACGGCGCCGAATCATAAAGTCGGCTATTTGGGCGCAGCTTTGGCATCGACGGATGCCGGAGATTATGCCGCGGCCAAACATCATATCGACGCTTACCGCAAGCGTTTCGGCAGCGATAAAGACATTCAGGAAGCCGAACACCATCTCAAACGCCAAACCTTAACGGAAACCGAATTATTGGGCGAACAGCAGCGTCGTTGGGAGGCCGATCCGACCAATCAGGATAAGGCTTTACAGCTTTACCGCACCGCCGCCCGGTTGCAGCTTTTCCCCTTGCAGGAAAGCATTATTTCCCGCTTTCCGCAGGCATTTACCGAGCAGGACCAATTATGGCTGGAAGCGGCAAAGGCGGCCACTTTGCTGCGCACCGCAAGGTTTACTTCCGATTCACCCCAGCTTCGTTCCGTATATAACCGCCTGAGTGCGTTGGTGGGCAAAGTGCCGGAAGGCAGCGAACTGCATACGCAGGTTTTGCGCGACCGTATGGCCGCCGCTGTGGCCGTGGGCAACGAAAAACAGGCATTGCGCGATTACCGCGTATTGGCCCGCCAAGGCAGCCAGCCCGATTATGTGCAGGAACAATACGGACGCGCCCTGCTCATGGCGGGCAGCCCGCGCAAAGCCGGAAAAGTGTTGGAGCGCAATCTGGCCAACCAAAACGCCGCCCAGGGCAAGCCTGATCCCGAATTGGTGGAGCTGCTGATCAGGAAAGACGCCGATCTGATGCGTTTCGATCAAGGCCAAGCCAAGCTCAAATATTGGAATGCCAAAAAATACACGCCCGATTTCACACATTCGGTTGAAATCAAAAACCCTTATTACGCCAATTATCATTATTGGAACGCACGCCTCCAAGCGTGGAAAGGCGATGTCAAAGGTGCCAAAGTGATGATGCAAAGCTGGCTCGACGAACATCCGGCCGACCCGTGGGGGCTGGTGTTGAAGGGCGAACTGCTTCAGCTTGAAGGCCACACCGAACAAGCCGTGCGCCACTTCGAGCAGGCGCGTGAGTATTTGTCGGAAGCAGATCAAAAATGGGTGGATGCCAAATCTGCCGCCGCCTATATCGAGGCGGGCAACTGGCCGGCCGTGCGCGATTTGTCGGCAGGGTTGGGGAAGGATGATGTCAACTATGAAGAATTCCGCCGTAACCACAAAGCCGAAAAAGCCGCACAGCTGAATATTTCCGGCACGGCCATGAAAGCCACTTCGCCCGAAGACGGCAGCGAATGGAGGGAAACGGTGCGGCTCGACAGCCCGCGCAGCAGCGAAGGGCACCGCGCCTATATCGTGCAGCAACACGCACATGTACCCAATAACGGCAATGCCCTTGATGCAGGCCGCGTAGGCGTGGGTGCAGAAGTCAACCTCTATCCGGTAATTGTGCGTGCCGAGGCAGGACGGGGCACGCAACTGAACGATAAATCTTACGGATCGCTCAGTGCCGATTACCGCATCAACGATCATGTGGGTGTGAACGCCAAAGCCGCGTTCAACAGCGACAACACGCCCGTTAAGGCGTGGGGGCAGGGCGTGTATGCCGACGAATATACCGTAAACGCCCAATACAACCATTCCGGCAAAACCCATGCCGGTATCGGCGCAGGCGTGATGAAATTTGACGACGGCAACACCCGCCGCGTCGCCAACGCGTGGCTGGCACACGATATTTTCCAATACAACCGCTGGAAGCTGGCCAGTTCGGTGGCAGCCGATTACAGCCGCAATAAAAACATACCCGGCGCGTTTTATTTTAATCCCGAAAGCAGCAAAACCCTCGGCGGCGAGCTGGCGGTTTCTTACACCTTGCCTCTGGATCACGATGTGAGGCTGGTTCAAACCGCTACCGGCGGCGTAGGTCGTTATTGGCAGTCGGGCGCGGCGGCCAAAAACACTTGGCTGCTGAAATACGGCCACGGTTGGAGTTTCGGCCGCCGTGCCATGCTGGGATACGAGTTCGGCCGCCGTCAGGCAATGTATGACGGTGTGCCCGAATATCAAAATTTCGGCAATCTCAACCTTAAGGTCAAGCTTTATTGA